AGCTAAAGAGTCCACCAGCGGATTCATGCGCGTCAGCCGCTGGAAGGCTGGACCCTGCAACTGTGCAAGGTACACATCGGGCGGGTTGTAGGGGTCAGAACGGGTGCACACCAGTCGCTCTACCTCGGCCACGTAGTGCAGGCCGCCGATAACGCCTGCGGCATCAGTCAGCTGCTGCCATGTGCCACGGGCCGGACTAAGGGAAAAGAGCTGAGTGGTTACGCCCATGTTGGCGGTGAAGTAGATGGTGTCCCTCTTCTTGCCACCCCAAAAGTGCTCCAAGACCTGCCACCGAAAGCCGGGCAGAAGGTCTCGCACCTCACCCGTGGCCAGGTCCAGCAAGAAAATCGAGTCCTGGTAGTAGGTTTCAAGATTCTCATTGGCGTCGGACTGGAAGGTGATGGCTTTGCCGTCGGGTCGCCACGCCAGGCTCCGTTCAATGGCTTGGTTGGTGGTCAATCGGCGCACGGTCAGGGAGTCGAGCTCAAGCAAGTAGATTTCATTCTTCGGATCGTCATCCACCAGAGGAGTCGGCGCGGCGATGAAGGCGATCCGTCGGCCCCCCGGCGCCACGGCAAAGGTCCGGACGGACATGTTCCCCTGCGTAAGACGGCGCTCTGTACCACGGGGAATGTCGAACTCCCACAGATGTACGTTTTTCTCCGTCTGGCCATACAGATAGGCATCGTCCTTCTCTTTGCGCCGCTTCTCCACTGCCTCCGGCTCCGCATCAGGCGCCGTGAAGTAAATGCGCTCGCCGTCAGGAGACCATTCGTAGCTACCCACCGCCGTGGTGTGCGCTGTCAGCTTCCAGGCCTCACCGCCATCGGCCCGCATTAGGTACACTTGCGCCTTGTCGTCGCGGCTGCTGATGAAGGAGATGACTCTGCCGTCCGGGCTCCAGCGCGGCTGGGTGCAGCTCTTGTCGCCCCGTGTCATCTGCACCGGCTCGCCGTCGGATGTGGCCACACGCCACAAGTGCGTGACCCGGGTATTCTTGTCCCAGTCGGCCTTGGTAACCGCGAACAGCACAAAGCGCCCATCGGGGGATAACCGCGGACTCGCTACCTGCGAAAAGCGGAATAGGTCCGCGAAGGTCATCCGACGCGGTTGCGCGCCCAGGACCGCGACGATACAGAACAGAGCACAAATGCTTCCCGCCGCCTGTCTCCTCATGGCTGTCCCTCCGTACCACCTTTTGTGCATGATATGGCCTTCTTGCTCATCGGCGGCCTCTTGCCCGAGCTCTGTTTCGCGGAATCGGCTCGGGGGGTGCGATGTGGCTGGACCACGACTTTGCGCCGGCCCTTCTTCCTGAGAAGAAATTGCTTGACATTGATGTGAGAAGTTCGTACAATAAAATCACAATGCGTTGACCCCGCAGCGGCCTTTGCGTGACACCCAGGAGCGCACCGGCGCTATAGCGCACCAAGGGGGGTCTCCACGCGCCGGCATGACCCGAACTCAACGGAGGAGGACTCGGCCATGCCCGATTCTCTCGACCGGATCCTGCTCGCAGTGCGATCCATTGAAGAGGCCGTCGCCTTCTACCGTGGCGTGTTGGGGGCGAGGGTAAAGATGCGCCACCCCGACCTCTGTATTCTCACCCTGGGGGGCATCGAACTGTGCCTGCAGCTGGAGCGGCCGGAGCTTGCGGACGAGCGCCCGGTGAAGCACGGCTTTGCCTTCGGCTTCAGCGCCGGCGATCTGGACGCGGCCTACAACGAGTTGCGCACCAAGAAGGACGCCCACGTGCTCACCACGCCGCGGGAGTCCCGGCTGGGACGGTATTTTGAAATCGTCGACCCGGACGGGCATATCATCCGCTTCACCGAGCGCCGCTGAACCACCGGGCCTTTGGCCAGATGCTTCCTGTTCCTGCCCCGAGAGGGGGTCCGAACGGGCGCGGCAATCTCCGGGGCCGTCCCCACTTTTCAGGGGCGCCCCTCCGCAGGCACATGGGCGTAGGAGGCCGCCTTTTCGCGCCCGCACTCCGCGTACATTGCCAGAAGATCCACGCGGTCGGGCAGACAGCTCTGCACGAACTCTCCAAGCACTTCCTCTCCCCGTTGCCACGCCTCCGACTCAAAACGCTGCCTCTCCTGGCCCGAAGGCAAGTCCACCAACCGCCAGTATTCGGCCTCCCGTCCTGCGGCTACAAGTTCGAGGTACTGCAGATAGTGGCCCACCTCGTGAAAGAGCAAAAAGAGGGCATCGCGGCAATCGCCTTGCGCTGGTACAAAGACCACGATCGCCGGCCGGTCTGCCCGTGGTGCGAAGAAGTACGACACAGGCCCCTCCACCTGAACCAGCTGGATGGCCAGGCCAGGAAAGCGCTCCCAGCACAGAAAGGCCTTCGCCTGCGCTACGTGGTGGTGCCCCACTGTGGCCATGACTACTGCCTGTGGCTCTTTAGGCCTCGGCCAGCCGGGCCAGAGCGGCGGTGAGCAGGGCCCAAAAGTTCTCCACCGACTTGATGTGCACCCTTTCCTCAGGTGAATGCGGGTGCTGGATCGTGGGGCCGAGGGAGATCATGTCCATGCCAGGGAATTTCTCGCCGATGATGCCGCATTCCAAGCCGGCGTGAACCGCCATCACCTGCGCTTCCTTGCCAAAGACGCGGCGGTGGACCTCCTGCATGAGCGCTAACAGGGGCGATTGCACGTTGGGAGTCCAGCTGGGGTACCCGGCTGGCT
The sequence above is drawn from the candidate division KSB1 bacterium genome and encodes:
- a CDS encoding VOC family protein; translation: MPDSLDRILLAVRSIEEAVAFYRGVLGARVKMRHPDLCILTLGGIELCLQLERPELADERPVKHGFAFGFSAGDLDAAYNELRTKKDAHVLTTPRESRLGRYFEIVDPDGHIIRFTERR
- a CDS encoding S9 family peptidase, translated to MRRQAAGSICALFCIVAVLGAQPRRMTFADLFRFSQVASPRLSPDGRFVLFAVTKADWDKNTRVTHLWRVATSDGEPVQMTRGDKSCTQPRWSPDGRVISFISSRDDKAQVYLMRADGGEAWKLTAHTTAVGSYEWSPDGERIYFTAPDAEPEAVEKRRKEKDDAYLYGQTEKNVHLWEFDIPRGTERRLTQGNMSVRTFAVAPGGRRIAFIAAPTPLVDDDPKNEIYLLELDSLTVRRLTTNQAIERSLAWRPDGKAITFQSDANENLETYYQDSIFLLDLATGEVRDLLPGFRWQVLEHFWGGKKRDTIYFTANMGVTTQLFSLSPARGTWQQLTDAAGVIGGLHYVAEVERLVCTRSDPYNPPDVYLAQLQGPAFQRLTRMNPLVDSLALARYQVIRWPSYDGTTVEGILITPPDYDPGKTYPLILQIHGGPESSYQLAFSVSWATYPHVLAGKGYVLLQPNYRGSTGYGDEWMRAIIGHYFEKDVDDLLSGVDHLVERGIVHPESLAVHGWSAGGHLTNWLITHTQRFRCASSGAGCANWFSFYAQTDMHYIREIWHASSPYQAVDFWLDKSPVRYAAAARTPTLLFWGENDKRVPFPQGQEMYQALRYFGCPVEMVVFPRAGHGPGELRHQMHKMKKEFAWFEHYLRGKEMPASLDEIE